The DNA segment AACGTATTTAATGGCTTAACGATAGGATGTGATAATAAAtacatattttgctataaaaactAAAAGATAgttatagaaaataatattttaaaagaatttttatttataataaatagggtgtAAAGCTTTtctataggaggtaaaatttcctTCTTTGTAATTGTATATAGGCACTAAGTTGTAAAGGAAAAAGGCAGCAGATTATTTCTTTCAGatatgaaataatatttctcCTTCTCTCTTCGAGATTAGGTGTAACGACCCGGACGGTTGTTACGAGAGTAACAGCCTGTTCCCccattttctacttctttttcattctttagCTATATTATGATTTACCAAATTAGTTTGTTCGGGTCTGGAGTGGTTTCAGAGTAAattgagacacatagtctcttaattgaaagcttaagttggaaaagttgactggatattgacttatgtataaatgagggatttgaatttttatggtctcattagctccgttaggtgattttagacttaggagcgtgtctgaAATGTGATTTGGAAGtctgtagtagaattaggcttgaattggcgaaagttagaattttggcgattttggtcggCATGAAGATTTTTGATACCAGGGTTGGATTggattttcggaagttggagtaggctcgtggtgtcatttctgacttgtgtgcaaaatttgaggtcaagcGGACGTAGTTTGGTAGGTTTCGGTGTTTTTTGTGGAGTTCGAACGTTTAAAAGttctttaggcttgaattcgggtgtaatttggtgttttgatgttattttaagtgattcgaaggcttgactaagttcgtatgatgatatAGAACATGTTTGCATGTTTGGTTGTGGTCCTGGGGGTCTCAGAGTGATTTTGGGTGGTTGACGGCTTGATTTGAGTTGAGGAATTGCAGCTGAAGTGTTGCTGCTACTGGTGTAACCAGACCTGCGgagtgggaaccgcaggtgcaAGCCCACAGAAGAGAAggaggagccgcagaagcagccaAGAATGAGCTGGGCAGGATTCGCATGTCAAAGATTTTCCCGCACTTGcgagagtcgcagatgcggacaGCAGGGCGCAGGTGCGAGAGGGAGCCGCGGGTGCGAaggatttccgcatctgcgatatgCACAGATGCAGTCATGGGGTGCAGGAGAAGATTCTTTGATTTTAAGTGAaatccgcacctgcgatggattttccgcaggtgcggcgtcGCAGAAGCGTTAAAGGTCCGCAAGTGCAGTATTTCTAGGCAGAAAAATACCAGCTCGATTTTTGGACTTCCATCTTCGATTTTAGACTTGAGAAGCtcggtagagaggctatttttcGAAGATTTCATGGAgaacattggggtaagtgattatAACCCAGATTGGTCTAAATTTTGTGAATCTATGGAATTCTTCATCATCTAATTAAGGATTTGAgctagaaatttgggggtttagggcttgagAATTAGAGAgtaaattttggggttttggatCACCAAATGACATCGAATTTTGAtaaatttagtatggttagactcgtgagtgaatgggctttcgggttttgtgacttttgttggattttgagacgtgggctcaGAGGGCCAGGTTTGAGTTGATTTCGGATTTTGGCTCTAATTTGgtagttttcttgtggaattgatccctttagactatattgattgtattgtattacttgtggctagattcaagaTGTTTGGAGactgatttgagaggcaagggcattgcggactaggaTTTTTCTCGgctcgaggtaagtaacactttcaaacttggttATGAGTCGAAACCCCAAATTATGTGATATGTGATTAGTATTGTGGTGACGCATATGCCAAGTGACGAGCTACGGGCATGCACCGTGAGAATTATGGCCCGGATGATTCCATGGCACCGTTTAGTGACTCTATCCTGTTGATATCCATGTTTTAATCATGTGGTAAAGTAATTTAGTTGTAAGTCatactagatatcatgtttaggatttATGCCGGTATTGTTGGTACCCTTAGTGGTCGTTTCTTCTTGTCATCTCACTATTtccattgatatttcgtactcagtcatgttcatgcatttttatatcatatcttagtctcagTTATTTATTGATTTATCATATTATTGTTCCAGGtttgttttcatgacattgtgagcccgtgggtgagactggagagattgttgactgagtgaggccgagagcatgATTAtaagtgacagttatgggatcaggctgcatgccgcaacagttatactgatgattatgatagcgcttaAGCCGTAGGAGCCACTCCAGAGTCTGTAACACAACCCAGTGAGCAcgaatgatattattgagggatggatttacCTGTACATAGATTTGTCCGATgtacttgatacctggagatggatcttctatACAGGGTAGGATTGccctttttcctcggtactgggtgacttatagtctgTGTTGTATAtgttctgggatggatcttctcTGGTCCGggtggccatatacagtaccgagtggttgagcacttgagagtgagagcacatggtgcatttcatacagtCCGTGCATTAGCATGTAGAGATAGCTGAGTTGTATACCTTACACTGTTCAAATCTGTATTTACTTTATTGCCTTGAGCTGTCTAtttaacttgaaagcatgcctacgttccTGCACATTTATTTCTATTATATCTGTTgtggttgagttcgtcactacctttcagtccaaagtttgtagttgttacttactgagttggtgtactcacattacttcctgcacctcgtgtgcagatctagaCAACTTTGTTTGCAGCGGCGGTTGCTGATTGAGGCCCCAGAGTTTTGAGACTACTAAGGTAGTTGCACAACGTTCGtaggccttgactctccttctttatcATTTGATGTATTTTTCAGTTGTTTTCTTTAGACATTGTAGTGGATTGTATTCCaaatagatgctcatgtactcagtgacaccccggttttagGCTGGATGGTATCGTACTTTGGGATTTGTTATGTTTTCAAAAAAGTTTCTTATATGTTAACTGCTTCCATCattattttaaggttattttacTGTGTGGGGTTGTTGAGTTGAGtctggcctagttccatgataggcgccatcacaacggtcaatttttggatcgtgacattagGGTTCTTTCTCGCACGTTTCTGCTCAAATTAGTCTCATTTCTATAGTTTATCATGGTAACATAGCATCGATTCGTGTAGCTCTCACTCTGTTGATTCGTCCAATAGTACCCTTATCAAGTTTCCTAGGAGTTTTCTCACTGACAATATCAATTTCCAATCAAAAATTAAGCGGTGGCTCTGGCAAGGTAATTCTCTTCACAAGTTCTCTACTTTAATGTGAGGTTTTATATGCTATGGGTAGTTTGATTAACGATATGGAGGCACAAGCTAGTCCGTCTTCTAATAACTCCAATAACAATGGGTTTGTGGATTTCTCCCTTCCCGCATCTCATCCTTTTTATCTTCACCCGTCTAACAATCCTGGTACTCGGTTGGTGCATATTTCTTTCAATGGTAGTGATTTTGTTATTTGGAGGAAAAGTATGTTTATTTCACTCTCTAAGAAAAACAAACTTGGGTTGATCATTGATAGGGTTTCTCCGCCATCCCCTTCTTCACCCTATTACCCTTATTGGGAGCGTTATAATGACATGGTGATTGCATGGATCACCAACTCTTTATCTAGAGATATTGCTACGAGTTTGTTGAGTTTTAATACTGCTAGAGAAATTTGGATTGATATCAATGAAAGATTTGGACAATCTGATGATTCAAAATAAATTCAAATATAGAAGGAAATTAGTTCTCTCACTCAAGAATCCTCTGACATAGCGTCATATTTTGCAAAATTAAGGATTTTATGGGATGAGTTAAACACTGCATATGTAGGGCATGTGTGCTCGTATGGTGCCTTGCCTAAATTTCTTGAGGATCATAAGCTATTTCAATTCCTTAGTGGTCTTAATAAAGCATATTCTACCGCGAAGAGTGATATCCTGATGCAGTCACCTTTTCCAAAAATTAGTAAAGCATACTCCATGCTTCAATATGATGAACACTAAAGAGAGAATTCTACTCATTCTCCCAGTGTCTCAAATGACTCCGTGTCTTTCTCTGTTGCTTCTGGACCTCACAATCCTTCCAGATCATTTACTCAAAGGGTGAATTTTGATCCAAAGAAAACTTCCTCCATAGTCTCTTAAAATACTGCAAGAAGCCGGGACACACTGTAGAGAAATGATATAAGTTACATGGGTAACCTGCTGAATTCAAGTTTACTAGAGGAAGGAGGTCGGCTTCTTGTGTCCAAAGCATTGAAGGTTGCAAATTTGATTCTGGTACATCCAAGTTCACTGAGTGTGCTCCCCATGGTTTCAGTAAGGAGCAGTACCAACACCTAATGTCTCTTTTTCAACAAGTGAATTTGCATCAAGTAGCGCAGGACTCCTCTGCCAACACCAATGCCTCTACAAATTTTGCAGGTACTCTGGGTAGTTCTCTTATTTCTGTTGTAGGTGCTTTTCTATGTTGTTTGTTTCAGCTTAAGGGCGAACCTTTGATTTTAGATTCTGGAGCAACAAATTACATGACACCACACAAATATTTACTCTCTAATGTTTCCCTACTTCCTTTTCCTAAACTAGTTACTCTTCCTAATGGTTACAAAGTAAAAGTGGCTCCAACTGGTTCTTTGTCTTTAACTTCTGACATTGTTTTGCCTGATGTATTAATTGTTCATTCGTTTTAGTTTAACCTCATTTCTGTAAGTCAATTACTCAGTCAAATTCAATGTTTTTCAGCTCTCTTTACCAATTTCTCTTGTACTCTACATGGACATTCTCTGAAGAAGTCGTTGGTAATTAGTAAAACTGAGAAGAAAATATATCTTCTGCATGCTGAAGCTTCTACTACTGCTGATTCATGCTGTGATTCTCTACCACCTTATGATAATTCCACTGTACATAATTCTCATCCCTGTGACAATGACATTGTAAATAGTTTCCATTCTTGCAAAAATACATTTTGTAATGGCAGTTCTTTGCATTCTGTTCATAGCAATAAAACTGATGTTTTCTGGCACCAATGAATGGGACACATGCCTTATCATAGAATTCTATCCATTTCCTTTCTTAAAGATAAAATTCC comes from the Nicotiana sylvestris chromosome 4, ASM39365v2, whole genome shotgun sequence genome and includes:
- the LOC104234694 gene encoding uncharacterized protein, whose product is MEAQASPSSNNSNNNGFVDFSLPASHPFYLHPSNNPGTRLVHISFNGSDFVIWRKSMFISLSKKNKLGLIIDRVSPPSPSSPYYPYWERYNDMVIAWITNSLSRDIATSLLSFNTAREIWIDINERFGQSDDSK